A single genomic interval of Peribacillus sp. FSL H8-0477 harbors:
- a CDS encoding type II secretion system protein: MKQLLSSNRGFTLIEVLLTVMIGTIVSSMIYLLFTTGLNLYQKIQIEGQLRDEADYIATMILDEMYSNSPESIETTADGIKLNRAGTKEINSYLIEDTDTDKAEIDIYFKNGQFTINRTKESGTETTVLDIPSATLLDELDGKKTEISLAPSSACTNKGDQKECTHGTLNVTMVIENNPRIQGSLIKTEPLVLESSFGF; encoded by the coding sequence ATGAAACAACTACTTTCATCTAATCGCGGTTTCACGCTCATTGAAGTTTTACTGACTGTAATGATTGGGACAATTGTCTCTTCTATGATTTATTTATTATTTACGACCGGACTCAATCTCTATCAAAAAATCCAAATCGAAGGACAGCTTCGAGATGAAGCCGATTATATAGCGACGATGATTTTAGATGAAATGTACAGCAATTCTCCTGAAAGTATCGAAACGACAGCTGATGGCATTAAGCTTAACCGGGCCGGTACAAAAGAGATTAACAGCTATCTTATCGAGGATACTGATACGGATAAAGCGGAAATAGACATTTATTTTAAAAATGGTCAATTTACGATTAATAGGACCAAAGAAAGTGGAACTGAGACGACGGTTTTAGATATTCCAAGTGCAACCTTACTAGATGAGTTAGACGGCAAGAAAACAGAGATTTCACTAGCCCCTTCTTCTGCTTGTACAAATAAGGGAGACCAAAAAGAATGTACACATGGCACACTCAATGTAACGATGGTTATCGAAAATAATCCTCGAATACAAGGCTCACTGATTAAAACAGAACCGCTCGTTCTCGAGAGCAGCTTCGGATTTTAA
- a CDS encoding ankyrin repeat domain-containing protein, with translation MKKYLVIFLIIMVAAGSGFYAYTSATAKVNPEELHAFIENITSGNKKQVLESLEDNSKLLKAETENGRRPLEYAIAYQEYAIANELLEKNAKINEQSAMPLFVQLSLSLNDSIQLEGNPDMQKDAVKLFKTAIKQDKDQLNLVDNEGNTALHYASLKGNDEVVKLLLEEGISPAVSNKTGETALAYAVQSGKTKVCEQLIKADKKQVNVVDKSGNSLLISAVLNGRSDIVSLLLTHNIAVDTKDKAKKTGLMYASEFGNVEVVNLLLKAGANAALKSPEGITAYGYAKEWKHEDVMDTLKNSAD, from the coding sequence TTGAAGAAATATCTAGTAATATTCTTGATTATTATGGTAGCAGCCGGTTCTGGTTTCTATGCGTATACATCAGCAACTGCTAAGGTGAATCCTGAAGAACTTCATGCATTTATAGAAAATATTACTTCTGGAAATAAAAAACAGGTGTTGGAGTCATTAGAAGATAACTCGAAACTACTAAAAGCAGAAACAGAGAATGGTAGACGACCGCTTGAATATGCGATTGCTTATCAGGAGTATGCTATCGCAAACGAACTATTGGAAAAAAACGCGAAAATCAATGAACAATCAGCCATGCCGCTGTTTGTTCAGCTGTCACTTTCATTGAATGATAGTATTCAGCTTGAAGGTAATCCTGACATGCAAAAAGATGCTGTTAAGTTGTTTAAAACAGCGATAAAACAGGATAAGGATCAGTTGAATCTTGTTGATAACGAGGGGAATACGGCCCTGCATTATGCCTCATTAAAAGGCAATGATGAGGTAGTGAAGCTCTTGCTGGAAGAAGGAATATCTCCAGCTGTCAGCAATAAAACTGGTGAAACGGCTCTAGCTTACGCTGTGCAGTCAGGAAAAACGAAGGTTTGTGAACAGCTGATAAAGGCAGATAAGAAGCAGGTTAACGTCGTAGATAAAAGTGGCAATAGCCTTTTAATCAGTGCAGTTCTTAATGGCCGGAGTGATATCGTCAGCTTGCTTCTTACACATAATATAGCCGTAGATACAAAGGATAAAGCTAAAAAAACAGGGCTCATGTATGCTAGTGAGTTTGGTAACGTTGAAGTAGTTAATTTGTTACTCAAAGCCGGAGCAAACGCAGCGTTAAAAAGTCCTGAAGGAATAACTGCTTATGGATACGCAAAAGAATGGAAGCATGAAGACGTGATGGATACATTAAAAAACTCCGCTGACTAA
- a CDS encoding type II secretion system protein, protein MKKMIFFNTQKGFTLIEVLLSVSLLGIISVSILSFFNQSYDYTKNNQSKTVGINVARNVVNYIEQLDFDKTMTYLTNTTTSPLVLNKSNCADLSSDATCQRIFESVINNVRFEAVVTLNKYEKDSTEKIDAEVETPLQLEKNLIPISVNVTWNEQDTTVKGIIKK, encoded by the coding sequence ATGAAAAAAATGATTTTTTTCAATACCCAAAAAGGATTTACCTTAATTGAAGTCCTTCTATCAGTCTCACTGCTGGGTATTATTTCCGTTTCTATCCTATCATTCTTCAATCAATCCTATGATTATACAAAAAACAACCAAAGTAAAACGGTAGGTATAAATGTTGCTAGAAACGTTGTTAATTATATAGAACAGCTGGATTTTGATAAAACGATGACTTATCTTACTAACACAACAACAAGCCCATTAGTCCTAAATAAAAGTAATTGTGCCGACCTCAGCAGTGACGCTACCTGCCAAAGGATCTTTGAATCTGTCATTAACAACGTTCGATTTGAAGCCGTCGTTACACTAAATAAGTATGAAAAAGATTCTACTGAGAAAATTGATGCAGAAGTCGAGACCCCCCTTCAATTAGAAAAAAACTTGATACCGATTTCTGTTAACGTTACATGGAATGAACAGGACACCACGGTGAAAGGGATTATAAAAAAATGA